The proteins below are encoded in one region of Pseudomonas putida NBRC 14164:
- a CDS encoding phosphatidate cytidylyltransferase, giving the protein MDDNTLSLFAGIGALLLLASVTGRLLKWRAGPAPHAVIDNLNARINAWWVMVLVIGIAFLFGKYGVIVLFYGVSFYALREFMTLTPTRRSDYPALVAAFYVALPVQYVLIAMDWYGLFSIFIPVYLFLLLPILASFGGDTTRFLERASKVQWGLMIAVYCVSSVPALMTLDIPGYEGRNLLLIAWLILVVQISDVLQYVCGKLFGKHKVAPNLSPSKTVEGLAGGVALATLIGALLCWITPFTFWQAALMALAVNAMGFFGGLVMSAIKRDRGVKDWGHMIEGHGGMLDRMDSVCFAAPVFFHFVRYWWA; this is encoded by the coding sequence ATGGACGACAACACCCTTTCCCTGTTCGCCGGCATCGGCGCCCTGCTGCTGCTCGCCAGCGTGACCGGCCGCCTGCTGAAGTGGCGCGCCGGCCCGGCGCCACACGCGGTGATCGACAACCTCAACGCCCGCATCAACGCCTGGTGGGTGATGGTGCTGGTGATCGGCATCGCCTTCCTCTTCGGTAAATACGGGGTGATCGTGCTGTTCTATGGCGTGTCGTTCTATGCCCTGCGCGAATTCATGACCCTCACCCCGACCCGGCGCAGCGACTACCCGGCGCTGGTGGCAGCGTTTTATGTGGCACTGCCGGTACAGTACGTGCTGATCGCCATGGACTGGTACGGCCTGTTCAGCATCTTCATCCCGGTGTACCTGTTCCTGCTGCTGCCGATTTTGGCCAGCTTCGGCGGCGATACCACGCGTTTTCTCGAACGTGCGTCGAAGGTGCAGTGGGGGCTGATGATCGCGGTTTACTGCGTATCGTCGGTGCCCGCCTTGATGACCCTGGACATCCCCGGCTACGAGGGGCGGAACCTGCTGCTGATCGCCTGGCTGATCCTGGTGGTGCAGATCAGCGACGTGCTGCAATACGTGTGCGGCAAGCTGTTTGGCAAGCACAAGGTGGCCCCCAACCTGTCACCATCCAAGACCGTAGAAGGGTTGGCCGGCGGCGTGGCACTGGCCACCCTGATCGGCGCCCTGTTGTGCTGGATCACCCCGTTCACCTTCTGGCAGGCCGCGCTGATGGCGTTGGCGGTCAACGCCATGGGCTTCTTCGGCGGGCTGGTGATGTCGGCGATCAAGCGCGACCGCGGGGTGAAGGATTGGGGCCACATGATCGAAGGCCACGGCGGCATGCTCGATCGCATGGACTCGGTGTGCTTTGCCGCGCCGGTGTTCTTCCACTTTGTGCGGTACTGGTGGGCGTAA
- a CDS encoding CDP-alcohol phosphatidyltransferase family protein — protein sequence MASIYQLKPRFQALLRPAVQRLYDRGVTANQVTVAAAVVSVLLGLLLAALPHVTWLFILIPVWMLLRMALNAVDGMLAREFGQQSTLGAYLNELCDVIADAALYLPFALLAGVSPVLVVLVVLCATFSEYAGVMGPLAGASRRYDGPMGKSDRAFAFGVLGTGVAFGLLNGSWINGLLLVILALSLYTLYNRVRQGLAETR from the coding sequence GTGGCATCGATCTACCAGCTCAAACCGCGCTTCCAGGCCCTGCTGCGCCCAGCAGTCCAGCGCCTTTACGACCGCGGTGTCACCGCCAACCAGGTTACCGTCGCCGCCGCCGTGGTGTCGGTCCTGCTGGGCTTGCTACTGGCCGCCCTGCCCCACGTCACCTGGCTGTTCATCCTGATACCGGTGTGGATGCTGCTGCGCATGGCACTGAACGCCGTCGACGGCATGTTGGCCAGGGAGTTCGGCCAGCAATCTACCCTCGGCGCCTACCTCAACGAACTCTGCGACGTGATCGCCGACGCTGCCCTGTACCTGCCCTTCGCCCTGCTGGCCGGGGTTTCTCCGGTGCTGGTGGTGCTGGTGGTGCTGTGTGCCACCTTCAGCGAATACGCCGGCGTCATGGGCCCGCTGGCTGGCGCCTCGCGCCGTTACGACGGCCCCATGGGCAAAAGCGACCGGGCCTTTGCCTTCGGCGTGCTGGGCACCGGGGTCGCCTTTGGCCTGCTGAACGGCAGCTGGATCAATGGCCTGCTGCTGGTCATCCTCGCGCTCTCGCTCTATACCCTCTACAACCGGGTTCGCCAGGGGCTGGCCGAAACCCGCTGA
- a CDS encoding LysR substrate-binding domain-containing protein, with protein MHFDLIDLKLFQHTLECGNITAGASRSHLSLPAASARIRAMEASLGIPLLQRNRRGVQPTPAGQALLQHARLIAQQVERLQFDLGQYAQGQQGQVRLLCNTAALTEYLPELLASYLAAHPGVSVDVQELPSLRIVQAITQGMADLGIVSTAAPNEHLQTRPFRDDPLVLVTPLGHPLASAVAPSFIDSLVHGHVGLGASSALALYLEEQALREGRRMRVRVRAEGFDGVIRMVAGGAGVGVVPLAAVKRWQGVLPLHWVALEEAWANRKLLVCARDFAALPGYAAALVTTLTR; from the coding sequence ATGCATTTCGACCTGATCGACCTCAAGCTGTTCCAGCACACCCTGGAGTGCGGCAACATCACTGCCGGCGCCAGCCGCAGCCACCTGTCGCTGCCGGCAGCCAGCGCACGCATCCGCGCCATGGAGGCATCGCTGGGTATCCCGTTGCTGCAGCGCAACCGCCGTGGCGTGCAGCCGACACCGGCGGGTCAGGCACTGCTGCAGCATGCACGCCTGATAGCGCAGCAGGTCGAGCGCTTGCAGTTTGATCTGGGCCAGTACGCACAAGGGCAGCAGGGCCAGGTACGCCTGCTGTGCAACACAGCAGCACTCACGGAGTACCTGCCAGAACTCCTGGCCAGCTACCTGGCTGCACATCCCGGGGTCAGCGTAGATGTACAGGAGCTGCCGAGCCTGCGCATCGTGCAGGCGATTACCCAGGGCATGGCGGACCTTGGCATCGTTTCGACCGCAGCGCCCAACGAACACCTGCAAACCCGGCCGTTTCGCGACGACCCGCTGGTACTGGTGACGCCCTTGGGCCACCCGCTGGCCAGCGCGGTCGCGCCCAGTTTCATCGACAGCCTGGTGCATGGCCATGTCGGGCTGGGTGCCAGTAGCGCGTTGGCGTTGTACCTGGAAGAACAGGCCCTGCGTGAGGGGCGCCGTATGCGTGTGCGGGTGCGGGCCGAGGGTTTCGATGGGGTAATCCGCATGGTTGCAGGCGGGGCCGGGGTCGGGGTGGTACCGCTGGCAGCCGTGAAGCGCTGGCAAGGCGTGCTGCCGTTGCACTGGGTGGCGCTGGAGGAGGCGTGGGCCAACCGCAAGTTGCTGGTGTGCGCGCGGGACTTTGCGGCGTTGCCGGGCTATGCCGCAGCATTGGTGACCACCCTCACCCGTTGA
- a CDS encoding type II toxin-antitoxin system HicB family antitoxin, whose translation MKIPVVLHKDTGSDYGVTVPDVPGCFSAGATVAQALENVQEALALHFEGLVADNEPLPQAQEVDVHVANPDYEGGVWAVVDFDVTPYLGKAVRFNATLPENLLQRIDEKVKRDHRYASRSGFLASAALRELALSH comes from the coding sequence ATGAAGATTCCGGTTGTATTACACAAAGACACCGGCTCGGATTACGGCGTGACCGTTCCCGATGTGCCCGGTTGCTTCTCCGCCGGCGCTACAGTCGCACAGGCGCTGGAGAACGTTCAGGAGGCGCTGGCGCTTCATTTCGAAGGGTTGGTAGCAGATAACGAGCCGTTGCCGCAGGCACAGGAAGTCGATGTCCATGTGGCGAACCCCGACTATGAAGGCGGGGTGTGGGCCGTAGTGGATTTTGACGTCACTCCCTATCTGGGCAAAGCGGTTCGCTTCAATGCAACGCTGCCGGAAAACCTGCTTCAGCGGATAGACGAAAAAGTGAAGCGTGATCACCGTTATGCATCCCGCTCCGGTTTTCTGGCTTCGGCTGCGTTGCGAGAACTGGCGCTTTCACACTGA
- a CDS encoding NAD(P)H-dependent oxidoreductase: MKKILLLNGGKQFAHSEGRLNATLHEAAIAHLDRAGFDVQQTFIDGGYDVQAEVEKFLWADVIVYQMPGWWMGAPWTVKKYIDEVFTAGHGSLYANDGRTRSDHSQKYGSGGLLHGKQYMLSLTWNAPQQAFDDPSDFFEGKGVDAVYFPFHKANQFLGMTGLPTYLAVDVMKRPDVPAALAAYEAHLDKVFGTAK, from the coding sequence ATGAAAAAGATCCTTCTGCTCAATGGTGGTAAACAGTTCGCTCACTCCGAAGGCCGCCTCAACGCGACCTTGCACGAAGCAGCAATCGCTCACCTGGACCGCGCGGGCTTCGATGTGCAGCAAACCTTTATCGACGGCGGCTACGACGTGCAGGCCGAGGTAGAGAAGTTTCTCTGGGCCGATGTGATCGTCTACCAGATGCCGGGCTGGTGGATGGGCGCACCCTGGACCGTGAAAAAGTACATCGACGAAGTCTTTACCGCTGGCCATGGCAGCCTTTATGCCAACGATGGCCGTACCCGTTCGGATCATTCGCAGAAGTACGGCAGCGGTGGCCTGTTGCACGGCAAGCAGTACATGCTGTCGCTGACCTGGAATGCGCCGCAGCAGGCGTTCGATGACCCGAGTGATTTCTTCGAAGGCAAGGGTGTGGATGCCGTGTACTTCCCGTTCCACAAGGCTAACCAGTTCCTTGGCATGACCGGCCTGCCGACTTACCTGGCGGTGGATGTGATGAAGCGCCCGGATGTGCCGGCGGCATTGGCAGCCTATGAAGCCCATCTGGACAAGGTGTTTGGCACGGCAAAGTAA
- a CDS encoding sulfite exporter TauE/SafE family protein, producing the protein MTTLLAFYQDIGPALSLLVVLTFLLAGAVKGVIGLGLPTIAMGLLGLAMPPAQAAALLIVPSTLTNLWQLASGAHLRALLVRLGPMLALIFIGTLLGSAWLGIDSGPWAIHALGAALLVYALYGLVGPGLHLAPAHERWLGPVCGLLTGVVTAATGVFVIPAVPYLQSLGLSREQMIQALGLSFTVSTLALAVGLAGQDALGGQALGASLLMLAPALLGMLAGQWLRQRISALLFKRCFFIGLAALGGHLLING; encoded by the coding sequence ATGACTACTTTGCTAGCTTTCTACCAGGACATTGGCCCAGCCCTTTCGCTGCTGGTAGTGCTTACCTTCCTGCTGGCCGGCGCGGTCAAGGGGGTGATCGGCCTGGGCCTGCCGACCATCGCCATGGGCCTGCTGGGGCTGGCTATGCCGCCGGCGCAGGCAGCTGCACTGCTGATCGTGCCGTCGACCCTCACCAACCTTTGGCAACTGGCCAGCGGCGCGCACCTGCGGGCGTTGCTGGTGCGGCTGGGGCCGATGCTGGCGCTGATCTTCATTGGCACCTTGCTGGGCAGTGCCTGGCTGGGGATCGACAGTGGCCCATGGGCCATCCACGCGCTGGGTGCGGCTTTGCTGGTGTATGCGTTGTACGGGCTGGTCGGCCCGGGCTTGCACCTGGCGCCGGCGCACGAGCGTTGGCTTGGGCCGGTCTGCGGGCTGTTGACGGGGGTGGTCACGGCGGCAACCGGGGTTTTCGTGATACCTGCTGTGCCCTACCTGCAAAGCCTGGGCCTGAGCCGTGAACAGATGATCCAGGCCCTGGGCCTGTCGTTCACGGTCTCGACCTTGGCGCTGGCCGTTGGCCTGGCCGGGCAGGATGCCCTTGGTGGCCAGGCGTTGGGGGCTTCGCTGCTGATGTTGGCGCCCGCCTTGCTCGGCATGCTGGCCGGGCAGTGGTTGCGTCAGCGCATCAGCGCGCTGCTGTTCAAACGTTGCTTCTTCATCGGCCTGGCCGCCCTGGGCGGCCACTTGCTGATCAACGGCTAG
- a CDS encoding bifunctional alpha/beta hydrolase/class I SAM-dependent methyltransferase, with the protein MRQAQALHFSTHDGVELHYRHWPATRNEHQPRRAVVMFHRGHEHGGRMAHLADELDMPGYDFFAWDARGHGQSPGARGDSPGFATSVRDVQTFIEHIQAHHGIAEHDLVVLAQSVGAVLIATWAHDYAPKVRCLVLASPAFKVKLYVPFARPGLKLLKALRGNFFVNSYVKPRLLTHDPERVMSYVADPLISRPISVTMLLGLYEAADRVVADAQAIQVPTQLLVSGADFVVERQPQERFFERLGSTRKEMHILPGFFHDTLGERDRAHALKRIERFVEHCFASPAALPSLLDADKTGASCAEAESLAAPLPRHSPRDLYWRATRAGLSLGKGLSAGVKLGFDTGFDSGSTLDYVYRNQPTGKGKLGRLVDQNYLDAIGWRGIRQRKLHVEELLRLAIARLREQQRPVHIVDIAAGHGRYILEALQDLEQLPDSILLRDYSELNVQQGSALITEKGLADIARFVQGDAFDRQSLATLEQPPTLAVVSGLYELFPSNQLVGNSLAGLADAVEDGGYLVYTGQPWHPQLEMIARALTSHRGGEAWVMRRRSQAEMDQLVEAAGFRKLAQRIDEWGIFSVSLAQRVR; encoded by the coding sequence ATGCGCCAAGCGCAAGCGCTGCACTTCTCCACCCATGACGGTGTCGAGTTGCACTACCGTCATTGGCCTGCCACCCGCAACGAGCACCAGCCACGCCGGGCCGTGGTGATGTTCCACCGCGGCCATGAACACGGCGGGCGCATGGCCCACCTGGCCGATGAACTGGACATGCCGGGCTATGATTTCTTCGCCTGGGATGCCCGCGGCCATGGCCAGTCGCCAGGCGCACGCGGCGACAGCCCGGGGTTTGCCACCAGCGTGCGCGACGTGCAGACCTTCATCGAACATATCCAGGCCCATCACGGCATCGCCGAGCACGACCTGGTGGTGCTGGCGCAAAGCGTCGGCGCGGTGCTGATTGCCACCTGGGCCCACGACTACGCGCCCAAGGTACGCTGCCTGGTGCTGGCCTCGCCCGCGTTCAAGGTCAAGCTGTACGTGCCATTCGCCCGCCCTGGCCTGAAGCTGCTCAAGGCCTTGCGCGGCAACTTCTTCGTCAACAGCTACGTCAAGCCACGCCTGCTCACTCACGACCCCGAGCGGGTGATGTCTTACGTGGCCGACCCGCTTATCAGCCGGCCAATTTCGGTGACCATGCTGCTGGGCCTGTACGAAGCCGCTGACCGGGTAGTGGCGGATGCCCAGGCCATTCAGGTACCCACCCAATTGCTGGTATCCGGGGCCGACTTCGTGGTCGAGCGCCAGCCGCAGGAGCGCTTTTTCGAACGGCTGGGCAGCACGCGCAAGGAAATGCACATCCTGCCGGGCTTCTTCCACGACACCCTCGGTGAGCGTGACCGGGCCCATGCCCTGAAGCGCATCGAACGGTTCGTAGAGCACTGCTTCGCCAGCCCCGCCGCCCTGCCGTCACTGCTTGATGCCGACAAGACGGGCGCCAGTTGCGCCGAAGCCGAAAGCCTGGCCGCACCGTTGCCGCGCCACTCGCCGCGTGACCTTTACTGGCGCGCCACCCGCGCCGGGCTTAGCCTGGGCAAGGGGTTGTCTGCGGGGGTGAAACTGGGCTTCGACACCGGCTTCGATTCGGGCAGCACGCTCGACTACGTGTACCGCAACCAACCAACCGGCAAGGGCAAGCTGGGCCGCCTGGTCGACCAGAACTACCTCGACGCCATCGGCTGGCGTGGCATTCGCCAGCGCAAGCTGCACGTCGAGGAACTGCTGCGCCTGGCCATCGCCCGGCTGCGCGAACAACAGCGGCCCGTGCACATTGTCGATATCGCCGCCGGCCATGGCCGCTACATCCTCGAAGCACTGCAAGACCTTGAGCAGTTGCCAGACTCGATCCTGCTGCGCGACTACAGCGAGCTTAACGTGCAGCAAGGCAGCGCGCTGATCACCGAGAAGGGCCTGGCCGACATCGCCCGCTTCGTCCAGGGCGATGCCTTCGACCGCCAGAGCCTGGCCACGCTGGAGCAGCCGCCGACCCTGGCGGTGGTCTCGGGGCTCTACGAACTGTTCCCCAGCAACCAGCTGGTGGGCAACTCGCTGGCCGGCCTGGCCGATGCCGTGGAAGATGGCGGTTATCTGGTCTACACCGGCCAGCCGTGGCACCCGCAACTGGAGATGATCGCCCGCGCCCTTACCAGCCACCGGGGTGGCGAGGCCTGGGTGATGCGACGCCGCAGCCAGGCCGAAATGGACCAGTTGGTAGAGGCGGCCGGTTTCCGCAAGCTGGCCCAGCGCATTGATGAATGGGGGATTTTCAGCGTCAGCCTGGCACAGCGGGTGCGCTGA
- a CDS encoding LysR family transcriptional regulator yields the protein MKTRSEELQVFVAVIDCGSISAAAEQMGQTPSAVSRTLSRLEGKLGTTLVNRTTRRMDLTEEGRYFLERSRLILEQMDEMEERLSMNHQTPTGRLRINAAAPFMLHAILPWIGEFRREYPGIELELNTDDLIIDLLEQSTDVAIRIGELADSSLHARNLGCSPVQVLASPAYLAQHGTPQRVEDLANHCLLGFSQPESLNHWPLRHAQGDRFSIRPALIASSGETLRQLALAGEGIVSLSHFMTHEDIRAGRLQVVLAAANNGYRQPIHAVYYRNTQLALRIQCFLDFIQRKLAMYAC from the coding sequence GTGAAAACCCGATCCGAAGAACTCCAGGTATTCGTCGCCGTCATCGACTGCGGCTCGATTTCTGCCGCTGCCGAGCAGATGGGGCAGACCCCGTCCGCCGTCAGTCGCACCTTGTCGCGCCTGGAGGGCAAGCTGGGTACCACTCTTGTCAACCGTACCACCCGGCGCATGGACCTCACCGAAGAGGGCCGCTACTTCCTTGAGCGCTCACGGCTGATCCTGGAGCAGATGGACGAGATGGAAGAGCGCCTGTCGATGAACCACCAGACGCCCACCGGGCGCCTTCGCATCAACGCCGCTGCGCCGTTCATGCTGCATGCCATCCTGCCGTGGATCGGTGAGTTCCGTCGCGAGTACCCGGGCATCGAGCTGGAACTGAACACCGATGACCTGATCATCGACTTGCTGGAGCAAAGCACCGATGTGGCGATCCGCATCGGCGAACTGGCCGATTCCAGCCTGCACGCGCGCAACCTGGGTTGCAGCCCGGTGCAGGTACTGGCCAGCCCGGCCTACCTGGCGCAGCACGGCACGCCGCAGCGGGTCGAGGACCTGGCCAACCACTGCCTGCTCGGCTTCAGCCAGCCCGAATCGCTCAACCATTGGCCGCTGCGCCACGCCCAGGGTGACCGCTTCAGCATCCGCCCGGCACTGATCGCCTCCAGTGGCGAGACCCTGCGCCAGCTGGCACTGGCCGGCGAGGGCATCGTCAGCCTGTCGCACTTCATGACCCATGAGGACATCCGCGCCGGGCGCCTGCAAGTGGTCCTGGCCGCGGCCAACAATGGCTACCGCCAGCCGATCCACGCGGTGTACTACCGCAATACCCAGCTGGCGCTGCGTATCCAGTGCTTCCTCGATTTCATCCAGCGCAAGCTGGCGATGTACGCTTGCTGA
- a CDS encoding lysophospholipid acyltransferase family protein yields the protein MLANLTAYLITSAARLITGARALWLGCTPLPVQRLYFANHSSHGDFVLLWASLPQPLRKRTRPVAGADYWAKPGIRDFLIRKVFNGVLIDRQRSEGQGSPLQPILEAVAQGDSLIFFPEGTRNLGDEPLMPFRSGLYHLAAANPDVELVPVWIANLNRVMPKGRALPLPLLCTLSFGEPLHLHADESKQAFLERASQALLTLAPKDA from the coding sequence ATGCTCGCCAACCTGACCGCCTACCTCATCACCTCCGCCGCCCGTCTGATCACGGGTGCCCGCGCCCTGTGGCTGGGTTGCACGCCGCTGCCAGTGCAGCGCCTGTACTTCGCCAACCACAGCAGCCACGGTGACTTCGTGCTGCTGTGGGCTTCACTGCCGCAGCCCTTGCGCAAACGCACCCGCCCGGTGGCCGGCGCGGACTACTGGGCCAAGCCGGGCATCCGCGATTTTCTCATTCGCAAGGTGTTCAACGGCGTATTGATCGACCGCCAACGCAGCGAAGGCCAGGGCAGCCCGCTACAGCCGATCCTTGAAGCCGTGGCTCAAGGCGACTCGCTGATCTTCTTCCCGGAAGGCACGCGTAACCTGGGCGACGAGCCACTGATGCCGTTCAGAAGCGGGTTGTACCACCTGGCCGCGGCCAACCCCGACGTCGAGCTCGTACCGGTATGGATCGCCAATCTCAACCGGGTGATGCCCAAAGGCCGCGCCCTGCCCCTGCCGTTGCTGTGCACACTGAGCTTTGGCGAACCGCTGCACCTGCACGCTGACGAAAGCAAGCAGGCCTTTCTCGAGCGGGCCAGCCAGGCCCTGCTGACCCTGGCCCCGAAGGATGCCTGA
- a CDS encoding putative quinol monooxygenase → MSEQFAFILKAKTRPEMADAFETLFRPFVEPSRQEPGCIEYHMLRDQQDPSLFVFFEVWADQAALDVHSALPHMKAFFEKRMDYLERDFDIQRVDMLSASSASR, encoded by the coding sequence ATGAGTGAGCAGTTCGCGTTTATCCTCAAAGCCAAGACCCGCCCGGAAATGGCTGATGCGTTCGAAACCCTGTTCCGCCCCTTCGTCGAGCCCAGCCGCCAGGAGCCGGGCTGCATCGAGTACCACATGCTGCGCGACCAGCAGGACCCGAGCCTGTTCGTGTTCTTTGAAGTGTGGGCCGACCAGGCCGCGCTGGATGTGCACTCGGCCTTGCCGCACATGAAGGCGTTTTTTGAAAAGCGCATGGACTACCTGGAGCGCGATTTCGATATCCAGCGGGTCGACATGCTCAGCGCATCAAGCGCTAGCCGTTGA
- a CDS encoding phosphatase PAP2/dual specificity phosphatase family protein: MNPSREPGLIRRGVFWLLLLGPLFFLSYGLANSHTAGRSDVGSLVFGWERSMPLWPWTIIPYWSIDLLYGLSFLLPRTRQEMDRHALALLSAQVISVTCFLLWPLRFTFERPELGGLFGWLFDVLMGFDKPFNQAPSLHIALLVIIWTMFARHVQRQPWRWLMHGWMALIGVSVLTTWQHHFIDVPTGALAGFACVWLWPHQGRLPWQQARLAQDAKRWRVAFYYAVGAVLCAVPAVVSGGAWLWLAWPSVSLALVALNYGLLGARGFQKGADGRLSNAASCLLAPYLVGAWVNSRLWTRHHPQADEVCDGVYLGRIPGHSTPFAAIVDLCAELPCAVSRPAADICGSGLVSRKGCAAAPAMSAAKLNGGRFAPLSRHKAAPATVAPAFEYQCFPTLDLIAPDVALLQQAANAIERLRAQGPLLVCCALGYSRSASAVAAWLLLSGRCSDAQQAEALIRKARPGIVLHPAHRLALQQLGAQP; encoded by the coding sequence ATGAACCCATCACGCGAGCCAGGGCTGATCCGCCGGGGCGTGTTCTGGCTTCTGCTGCTGGGGCCGTTGTTTTTCCTCAGCTATGGGCTGGCGAACAGCCATACCGCCGGGCGTAGTGATGTCGGCAGCCTGGTGTTCGGCTGGGAGCGCAGCATGCCGCTGTGGCCCTGGACGATCATCCCGTACTGGTCGATCGACTTGCTCTACGGGCTGTCCTTTCTGCTGCCGCGCACACGCCAGGAAATGGACCGGCACGCGCTGGCACTGCTCAGCGCACAGGTGATCAGTGTCACCTGCTTCCTGCTGTGGCCGCTGCGGTTCACCTTCGAACGGCCAGAGCTGGGTGGGCTGTTCGGCTGGCTGTTCGATGTACTGATGGGCTTCGACAAACCGTTCAACCAGGCGCCATCGCTGCACATTGCGCTGCTGGTGATCATCTGGACGATGTTTGCCCGGCATGTGCAGCGCCAGCCCTGGCGATGGCTGATGCATGGCTGGATGGCGTTGATCGGGGTGTCGGTACTGACCACCTGGCAGCATCATTTCATTGATGTACCCACGGGTGCATTGGCGGGGTTTGCCTGCGTCTGGCTGTGGCCGCATCAGGGGCGACTGCCCTGGCAACAGGCGCGCCTGGCACAGGATGCCAAGCGCTGGCGGGTGGCGTTTTATTATGCCGTCGGCGCTGTTTTGTGCGCTGTGCCTGCCGTTGTGTCGGGCGGCGCCTGGTTGTGGTTGGCCTGGCCGTCCGTGTCGCTGGCACTGGTTGCGCTGAACTATGGTTTGTTGGGTGCACGCGGGTTTCAGAAAGGCGCCGATGGGCGCTTGTCGAATGCGGCCAGCTGCCTGCTGGCACCGTATTTGGTCGGAGCGTGGGTCAATTCGCGGCTCTGGACCCGGCACCACCCACAGGCCGATGAAGTGTGCGATGGCGTGTATCTAGGGAGGATCCCAGGGCACAGCACACCATTCGCTGCGATTGTGGATTTGTGCGCCGAGCTGCCTTGCGCTGTTAGCCGCCCTGCTGCGGACATTTGTGGGAGCGGCCTTGTGTCGCGAAAGGGCTGCGCAGCAGCCCCGGCAATGTCTGCTGCGAAGCTGAACGGGGGCCGCTTCGCGCCCCTTTCGCGACACAAGGCCGCTCCTGCAACGGTCGCGCCAGCCTTTGAGTATCAGTGCTTCCCTACCCTGGATCTGATAGCGCCGGACGTCGCCCTGTTACAACAGGCCGCCAACGCCATCGAACGCCTGCGCGCCCAAGGCCCCTTGCTGGTCTGCTGTGCTCTGGGCTATTCACGCAGCGCCAGCGCCGTGGCCGCCTGGCTGCTGCTCTCCGGCCGCTGCAGCGACGCCCAGCAGGCCGAAGCACTGATCCGCAAAGCCCGGCCCGGCATCGTTCTGCACCCGGCACACCGCCTGGCCTTGCAACAGCTTGGAGCACAGCCATGA
- a CDS encoding type II toxin-antitoxin system HicA family toxin, with product MRSREVIQLIEADGWYEVEVKGSHHQFRHPTKKGRVTVPHPETELPKGTVRSILKQAGLIQTGSVASTSVNGGNQ from the coding sequence ATGCGCAGTCGTGAAGTCATCCAGCTAATCGAAGCTGACGGGTGGTATGAGGTCGAGGTAAAAGGCAGTCATCACCAATTTCGGCACCCCACAAAAAAGGGGCGAGTAACTGTTCCTCATCCCGAGACCGAGCTGCCCAAAGGCACGGTACGCAGCATTCTGAAACAGGCCGGTCTGATTCAAACCGGTAGCGTTGCCAGCACGAGCGTCAACGGAGGTAATCAATGA